A single genomic interval of Lewinellaceae bacterium harbors:
- a CDS encoding glycoside hydrolase family 9 protein, with product MTKHLLLLALVLACPGPLLSQQSWIRINQLGYTPQSIKVAVLGCREDISVASFEVVDLLTEETVFQSRKISAFPTYACFNKIYRLDFSSFEDEGTFYVKAGAMQSPPFRIAKDIYDGAADFLLNYMRQQRCGYNPYLRDSCHTQDGFIVDHPQLEGQHIDVTGGWHDASDYLQYVTTSANATYQMLFAYQQRPKAFGDQYDAAGLPGPNGIPDILDEAKWGLDWLDKMNPSYGMMFNQIADDRDHLTFTLPTLDSVDYGKGLERPVYFVTGKPQGLAKYKNRTTGVSSTAAKYASAFALGAELLKAHYPEFCQRISAKAFDAYAFAKTDLGVCQTASNRAPYFYEEDNYVDDMELAAAQLFRHTKGPNFLKEATYWGQLEPATPWMITDTARHYQWYPFVNLGHYLVAQSADSLGRAQFTSFLQQGLEAIYQRGKENGFFRGVPYIWCSNNLVAAALTQARLYHELTGDGRYLEMEAAMRDWLLGCNPWGTSMIVGFPQGADTPTDPHSAFTAKYGYPIDGGLVDGPIYTSTFKKLIGLKIVNGDEYAEFQSNLCVYHDDWGDYSTNEPTMDGTASLTFYLSAMEEEEPELYPGFTYREGAIIRGDTTAKTIHLVFTGGDYNDGGEHIRQVLQQQQVPAHFFFTGDFYRNADNEALIQGLKADGHYLGPHSDRHLLYAPWDKRDSLLVSKEQFIQDLQANYREMARFGIQKQDAPFFLPPYEWYNATISQWTKELGLQLINFSPGTRSNADYTTPDLGERYRSSGEIMESILNHEKNSSSGLNGFILLLHIGTHPDRTDKFYFQLEELIRELKKRGYGFGVME from the coding sequence ATGACAAAACACCTCCTACTTCTTGCCCTCGTCCTTGCCTGCCCAGGCCCTCTCCTCTCCCAGCAAAGCTGGATTCGCATCAACCAGCTGGGCTATACGCCCCAATCCATCAAGGTGGCTGTCCTCGGCTGCCGGGAGGACATCAGCGTTGCCTCCTTTGAAGTGGTGGACCTGCTCACCGAAGAAACCGTTTTTCAAAGCCGGAAGATAAGCGCCTTCCCAACCTACGCCTGCTTCAATAAAATCTACCGCCTCGACTTTTCCAGTTTCGAAGACGAGGGCACCTTTTATGTCAAAGCCGGAGCCATGCAAAGCCCGCCCTTCCGCATCGCCAAGGACATCTACGACGGCGCTGCCGACTTCCTCCTGAATTACATGCGGCAGCAACGTTGCGGCTACAACCCCTACCTGCGGGACTCCTGCCACACCCAGGACGGCTTCATCGTCGACCATCCCCAATTGGAGGGCCAGCACATCGACGTCACCGGCGGCTGGCACGATGCCTCTGATTATTTGCAGTACGTCACCACCTCCGCCAACGCCACCTACCAGATGCTGTTCGCCTACCAACAGCGCCCCAAGGCCTTCGGCGACCAGTACGATGCCGCCGGCCTGCCCGGCCCCAACGGCATCCCCGACATCCTGGACGAGGCCAAATGGGGGCTCGACTGGCTGGACAAGATGAACCCCTCCTATGGCATGATGTTCAACCAGATCGCCGACGACCGCGACCACCTGACCTTTACCCTGCCTACCCTCGATTCGGTCGACTACGGCAAAGGGCTGGAACGCCCGGTGTACTTCGTGACCGGCAAGCCGCAGGGGCTGGCGAAGTACAAGAACCGCACCACCGGAGTGTCTTCCACAGCCGCCAAATATGCCTCCGCTTTTGCCCTGGGGGCGGAGCTGCTGAAAGCGCACTATCCCGAATTTTGCCAACGAATCTCCGCCAAAGCGTTTGACGCCTACGCCTTTGCCAAAACGGATCTCGGCGTTTGCCAAACGGCCAGCAACCGCGCCCCCTACTTTTACGAAGAAGACAACTACGTTGACGATATGGAACTGGCGGCCGCCCAGCTGTTCCGCCACACCAAAGGTCCAAACTTCCTGAAGGAAGCCACCTACTGGGGCCAGCTGGAGCCCGCCACCCCCTGGATGATCACCGACACCGCCCGTCATTACCAGTGGTATCCCTTTGTGAACCTGGGGCACTACCTGGTGGCACAATCGGCAGACAGCCTGGGCCGCGCTCAATTCACCAGTTTTCTACAACAAGGACTGGAAGCCATCTACCAGCGAGGCAAAGAAAACGGCTTCTTCCGCGGCGTGCCCTACATCTGGTGCTCCAACAACCTGGTGGCCGCCGCCCTCACCCAGGCCCGCCTCTACCACGAACTCACCGGCGACGGCCGCTACCTGGAAATGGAAGCGGCGATGCGCGACTGGCTCTTGGGCTGCAACCCCTGGGGAACCAGCATGATCGTCGGCTTCCCCCAGGGAGCCGATACGCCTACCGACCCCCACTCCGCCTTCACCGCCAAGTATGGCTACCCCATCGATGGCGGGCTGGTCGACGGGCCCATTTACACCAGCACCTTCAAGAAATTGATCGGCTTGAAAATTGTCAACGGTGATGAGTACGCCGAATTCCAGTCGAATCTCTGCGTTTACCACGACGACTGGGGCGACTACTCCACCAACGAGCCGACCATGGACGGCACCGCCAGCCTGACGTTCTATCTGTCGGCCATGGAGGAAGAAGAACCCGAACTCTACCCCGGCTTTACGTACCGCGAAGGCGCCATCATCCGGGGCGACACCACCGCCAAAACCATCCACCTCGTCTTCACCGGCGGGGATTACAACGACGGGGGGGAGCACATCCGCCAGGTATTGCAACAACAGCAGGTTCCCGCTCACTTCTTCTTCACTGGTGATTTCTATCGTAATGCGGACAACGAGGCGCTGATCCAGGGGCTGAAAGCAGACGGCCACTACCTGGGCCCTCATTCCGACCGGCACCTGCTCTATGCCCCCTGGGACAAGCGGGATTCTCTGCTCGTCAGCAAGGAACAATTCATCCAGGACTTGCAAGCCAACTACCGGGAGATGGCCCGGTTCGGGATACAAAAGCAGGACGCGCCCTTCTTTCTACCCCCTTATGAATGGTACAACGCCACCATCAGCCAATGGACAAAAGAACTGGGCCTGCAGCTTATCAACTTCAGCCCGGGCACCCGTTCCAACGCCGATTATACCACGCCGGATCTGGGCGAGCGTTACCGCAGCAGCGGGGAGATCATGGAGAGCATTCTGAACCATGAAAAAAACAGTTCGTCCGGGCTGAATGGCTTTATCCTGTTGCTGCACATCGGTACGCATCCGGACCGGACGGATAAGTTTTATTTCCAGCTGGAGGAATTGATCCGGGAGTTGAAGAAGAGAGGATATGGGTTTGGGGTGATGGAATAA
- a CDS encoding aryl-sulfate sulfotransferase, whose translation MIYKSLLPALLAALFTFHIHAQTLGVIQYEEGALEGYTFFSPFSGTKAYLIDNCGRLVNQWDRSAPPGLSAYFLDNGLMLRTYKPAPEGPFTSASNSGGLELVDWDNNTVWAYEFNTSTWISHHDAVYMPNGHLLVLTWDLVYTEELVELGRDPNEIAPQGFMWSERIIEVEPVGANDINIVWQWEIKDHYIQDFDPTKLNYGVVSEYPERFDINLPELNSSNSNSTRDWNHFNSIDYHPELDQILISTRNSDEIWILDHSTTIEEAASHSGGRYGKGGDILYRWGNASAYGRAPVSEQKLFGQHGVHWIREGLPGAGKILIYNNGNGRPGPDFSTVEILVPPQDSLGFYTIPEESPIGPDLPEWVYGDQPGETFYSAYLSNAQRLPNGNTLINAGSPGMIFEIDPERNVVWKYFIPLFGDSPATQGGSVNNNGNFRAYKFGADYPGFEGKDLTAGSTIELGENPLGCPLAVGVDEPAKKQLEIEMTYLPASRSVRVHNPGRFVLTLSLVDATGRRQFVGQTDGEETSLAIPDIGQGLYFVQAMDDKGKRTSKKIWVTE comes from the coding sequence ATGATCTACAAAAGCCTGCTTCCCGCCCTCCTGGCCGCCCTTTTTACCTTCCACATCCACGCCCAGACCCTCGGCGTCATCCAATACGAGGAAGGCGCCCTGGAAGGCTATACTTTCTTCTCCCCCTTTTCCGGCACGAAGGCCTACCTCATCGACAACTGCGGCCGCCTGGTCAACCAATGGGACCGCAGCGCCCCGCCCGGCCTGTCGGCCTACTTCCTGGACAACGGGCTGATGTTGCGCACCTACAAACCAGCCCCGGAGGGCCCGTTCACCTCCGCCAGCAATTCAGGCGGGCTGGAATTGGTAGACTGGGACAACAACACCGTCTGGGCCTACGAATTCAACACCTCCACCTGGATTTCCCATCACGACGCCGTATACATGCCCAACGGCCACCTCCTGGTGCTTACCTGGGATTTGGTGTACACCGAAGAACTGGTCGAACTGGGCAGAGACCCCAACGAAATTGCCCCGCAGGGCTTTATGTGGTCGGAGCGCATCATCGAAGTGGAACCGGTGGGCGCCAACGACATAAACATCGTCTGGCAATGGGAGATCAAAGACCACTACATTCAGGACTTTGACCCCACCAAACTCAACTACGGCGTGGTATCCGAGTACCCTGAGCGGTTCGACATCAACCTGCCCGAGCTCAACAGCTCCAACTCCAATTCTACCCGCGACTGGAACCACTTCAATTCCATCGACTACCACCCGGAGCTCGACCAAATCCTGATCAGCACCCGCAACTCCGATGAAATCTGGATTCTCGACCACAGCACCACCATTGAAGAGGCTGCCTCCCACAGCGGCGGCCGCTACGGCAAGGGTGGCGACATCCTCTACCGCTGGGGCAACGCTTCGGCTTACGGCCGGGCGCCGGTCAGCGAGCAGAAGCTGTTCGGCCAGCATGGCGTGCACTGGATCCGGGAGGGGCTGCCCGGCGCCGGAAAAATCCTGATCTACAACAACGGCAACGGCCGCCCTGGGCCCGACTTCTCCACGGTGGAGATTCTCGTGCCGCCGCAGGACAGCCTGGGTTTCTACACCATCCCGGAGGAAAGCCCCATTGGACCCGATTTGCCAGAATGGGTGTACGGCGACCAGCCCGGCGAGACGTTCTACTCCGCCTACCTGTCCAACGCCCAGCGCCTGCCCAACGGCAACACCCTGATCAACGCCGGCTCGCCGGGCATGATCTTCGAGATCGACCCGGAGCGGAATGTTGTTTGGAAGTATTTCATCCCCCTGTTCGGCGATTCCCCGGCCACCCAGGGAGGGAGCGTTAACAACAACGGCAACTTCCGGGCTTACAAGTTTGGCGCGGATTATCCGGGCTTTGAGGGCAAAGACCTGACCGCAGGATCGACCATCGAGTTGGGGGAAAACCCATTGGGCTGCCCCCTGGCAGTGGGGGTTGATGAGCCGGCAAAGAAGCAATTGGAGATAGAAATGACTTACCTGCCTGCCAGCCGGTCAGTGCGGGTGCATAACCCCGGCCGTTTCGTCCTTACCTTGTCGCTCGTGGATGCAACCGGCCGCCGTCAATTTGTGGGGCAAACCGATGGGGAAGAAACTTCCCTGGCCATTCCCGATATTGGGCAGGGCCTCTATTTCGTCCAGGCCATGGACGATAAAGGGAAAAGAACGAGTAAGAAGATATGGGTAACAGAATAG
- a CDS encoding prolyl oligopeptidase family serine peptidase, whose amino-acid sequence MKKCLIFLSLLASCQPKPVDHAPGQQGLYAGTFEFGNFAMDFDVELKKDSLDWIASFTCLEQNAYQIPFRVVKVAEDSAHFQLQSDLYTYYFDARFDADGQGLKGSLRVDTVAGPFSLAKAAGQPSEAIKSEEVSFESNGLLLKGTVWKPAQSNGHGLYFVTSSGGSDRGGSRAEAIYFARQGYTTFHFDKRGTGESEGSWESTSIETLASDDINGIRFFAEKTAIPLSRIGIKGSSQGGTKVPYILNRIKELEYGVAVSCPGSTLLESDLNYWKNSNRDNIAPEDLEQAAQLQKSAFERLAGLVAKEELRKRLAPHENAPWIEYVWIPDWEAKTDSALLFTPVPSFEQVQQPVLVVQGMSDVIIPSNSWEVIEQALAKAGNQSYSIVKIPNASHSMYDEGDSDFPYFAKLESSYLPTLSNWINRQTQ is encoded by the coding sequence ATGAAAAAATGTTTGATTTTTCTATCCCTGCTTGCTTCTTGCCAGCCGAAGCCAGTTGATCATGCCCCTGGCCAGCAGGGCCTTTACGCCGGCACATTTGAATTTGGCAATTTCGCCATGGACTTTGATGTCGAATTGAAGAAAGATTCACTGGATTGGATCGCCTCCTTTACCTGCCTGGAGCAAAATGCTTACCAGATACCCTTCCGAGTGGTGAAAGTGGCGGAAGACTCAGCGCATTTTCAGTTGCAGAGCGACTTGTATACCTATTATTTCGATGCCCGGTTCGACGCCGATGGCCAGGGTCTGAAGGGCAGCCTGAGGGTAGATACCGTAGCTGGCCCATTTTCCCTGGCTAAGGCTGCCGGCCAACCTTCGGAAGCTATAAAAAGCGAAGAAGTTTCCTTCGAATCGAACGGGCTGTTATTGAAAGGTACGGTTTGGAAGCCGGCCCAAAGCAATGGCCACGGCCTCTATTTTGTCACCTCCTCGGGAGGCTCTGACAGAGGGGGATCAAGAGCCGAGGCCATCTATTTTGCCCGGCAAGGCTATACCACCTTTCACTTTGATAAAAGAGGCACCGGGGAATCAGAAGGCAGCTGGGAATCGACGTCTATTGAAACGCTGGCATCGGACGACATCAACGGCATTCGCTTTTTTGCCGAAAAAACGGCCATCCCCCTTTCCCGCATCGGCATCAAAGGCAGCAGCCAGGGTGGGACAAAAGTGCCGTACATCCTCAACCGCATCAAAGAGCTCGAATACGGGGTGGCGGTCAGTTGCCCGGGCAGCACGCTACTGGAGAGCGACCTGAATTACTGGAAAAACAGCAATCGGGATAACATCGCTCCAGAAGATTTGGAGCAAGCCGCCCAATTGCAAAAAAGCGCTTTTGAACGGCTGGCGGGCCTCGTTGCCAAAGAGGAATTGAGGAAAAGGTTGGCACCCCATGAAAATGCTCCCTGGATCGAGTATGTTTGGATACCCGATTGGGAGGCGAAAACAGACAGTGCGTTGCTCTTTACACCTGTACCCTCTTTCGAACAGGTGCAGCAGCCGGTGCTGGTTGTACAGGGAATGTCGGATGTCATTATCCCTTCCAACAGTTGGGAGGTCATTGAACAGGCGCTGGCCAAGGCCGGCAATCAAAGCTACAGCATTGTGAAAATCCCAAACGCATCCCATTCCATGTACGATGAAGGAGATTCCGATTTCCCTTATTTTGCCAAACTGGAATCCAGTTATTTGCCCACACTTTCAAACTGGATCAACCGTCAAACTCAGTAA
- a CDS encoding antibiotic biosynthesis monooxygenase has product MNKYGLYGKLKAQPGKGGELAAILLEAAELVRHARGCHIYLIGKDAQDGDTIWVTEVWDSKQDHDDSLKADAVRQLIGRAMPLLDGRPEGGTELEVLGGVY; this is encoded by the coding sequence ATGAACAAATACGGACTCTACGGAAAACTGAAAGCCCAGCCTGGAAAAGGCGGCGAGCTGGCCGCCATCTTACTGGAAGCTGCGGAGCTGGTGCGCCATGCCCGGGGCTGCCACATTTACCTCATCGGCAAAGACGCTCAGGATGGCGACACCATCTGGGTCACCGAAGTGTGGGACAGCAAGCAGGACCACGACGATTCCCTGAAGGCGGACGCCGTCCGCCAGCTGATCGGCCGGGCCATGCCCCTGCTCGACGGCCGGCCGGAAGGGGGGACGGAGCTGGAGGTGCTGGGGGGGGTGTATTAG
- a CDS encoding HAD-IIA family hydrolase, with protein sequence MEIQSFYNIVEPFKAVFLDSYGVLKNHRGLIAGVQQTVDFIRERGIALRILTNDASRSQHEQFAAFRKLGLQGIEEEEIITSGMLAKQYLQHKVRSGKVAYLGTESAASYILESGNTSIPAREVDLENADEIDAFVFLDDEGFDWNRDINTTVNLLRRKTMPVIVANSDKLYPVSKNDVALATGSVAQLVENILNRSFIHFGKPDSQMFMYAFDHLNQQGKPYGKDDILMVGDTLHTDILGGNKFGLKTTLVLSGNTSARNAGLLISATGIIPDYICDSIVG encoded by the coding sequence ATGGAAATACAGTCATTCTACAACATCGTCGAACCGTTCAAAGCCGTCTTCCTGGATTCCTACGGCGTGCTGAAGAACCACCGCGGCCTGATCGCAGGCGTACAACAGACCGTCGACTTTATCCGGGAGCGGGGCATCGCCCTGCGCATTCTCACCAACGACGCCTCCCGCAGCCAGCACGAGCAGTTCGCCGCCTTCCGCAAGCTCGGCTTGCAGGGCATCGAAGAAGAGGAGATCATCACCTCGGGCATGCTGGCCAAGCAGTACCTGCAGCACAAGGTGAGAAGCGGCAAGGTGGCCTACCTGGGCACGGAAAGCGCCGCCAGCTACATCCTGGAGTCGGGCAACACCTCCATCCCCGCCCGCGAGGTGGACCTGGAAAATGCCGACGAGATCGACGCCTTTGTCTTCCTGGACGACGAGGGCTTCGACTGGAACCGCGACATCAACACCACCGTCAACCTGCTGCGCCGCAAAACCATGCCGGTCATCGTCGCCAATTCCGACAAGCTCTACCCGGTCTCTAAAAACGACGTGGCCCTGGCCACCGGCAGCGTCGCCCAACTGGTGGAGAACATCCTCAACCGCTCCTTCATCCACTTCGGCAAACCGGATTCCCAGATGTTCATGTACGCCTTCGACCACCTGAATCAGCAAGGGAAGCCATACGGCAAAGACGACATCCTGATGGTGGGCGATACCCTGCACACCGACATCCTGGGCGGCAACAAATTCGGGCTGAAGACCACGCTCGTGTTGTCGGGCAATACCAGCGCGCGCAATGCCGGCCTGCTGATCAGCGCTACGGGGATCATTCCGGATTATATTTGTGATTCTATTGTGGGATAG
- a CDS encoding MATE family efflux transporter, protein MNHAQELGTKPMGQLLAKMAIPASVGILVMSVYFIVDTIFVGRFVGTLGIAAITVVMPITFFISSIGMAIGVGGSSIISRALGAEDNRKACHSFGNMASLTILIVMAVLLAGSFFKEPLLALFGANGDIMAPAKVYFDIILIGVPGLAWAMMSNNVMRAEGRPKMAMLTMMVPAVANLILDPILIIWLDMGLAGAAWATTISYYLSAFFALWFFFSGRSELRLFRSSMILEWPLVQEIFSIGFVTLARQGTISLLSIVLNHSLFQYGNELAVAIYGVINRVMMFANFPVLGITQGFLPIAGYNYGAKKWGRVRNIINYSIRSGTLIAMGLFTCIILFSTQIVSLFTNDPELLAQAPSALILAFLATPLITVQLVGAAYFQAIGKARPALFLTLTKQGFFLIPFVLLLPRFFGLDGIWYAFPVSDVLAAAVTYAYLRIEMRNKLDVAVRAEEVEMAAVGGED, encoded by the coding sequence ATGAACCACGCTCAGGAACTCGGAACCAAGCCCATGGGCCAACTGCTGGCCAAGATGGCCATCCCTGCCTCGGTGGGCATCCTGGTGATGTCGGTCTACTTTATTGTCGACACCATTTTCGTCGGGCGTTTTGTCGGCACCTTGGGTATTGCCGCTATCACGGTAGTCATGCCCATCACCTTTTTCATCTCCAGCATTGGCATGGCGATCGGCGTGGGCGGCAGTTCCATCATTTCGCGCGCCCTGGGAGCGGAAGACAACCGCAAGGCCTGCCACAGCTTCGGCAATATGGCCAGCCTGACGATTTTGATTGTGATGGCCGTGTTGCTGGCCGGCTCCTTTTTCAAAGAACCCCTTCTGGCGCTGTTCGGCGCCAACGGCGACATCATGGCCCCGGCAAAGGTATACTTCGACATCATCCTCATCGGCGTGCCTGGCCTGGCCTGGGCCATGATGTCCAACAACGTGATGCGGGCCGAAGGCCGCCCCAAGATGGCCATGCTCACCATGATGGTCCCGGCCGTTGCCAACCTCATCCTGGATCCCATTCTCATTATCTGGCTGGACATGGGGCTGGCGGGCGCCGCCTGGGCTACCACCATCTCTTACTACCTGAGCGCTTTCTTTGCCCTCTGGTTTTTCTTTTCCGGCCGTTCGGAGCTGCGCCTGTTCCGCAGCAGCATGATCCTGGAGTGGCCCCTGGTGCAGGAAATCTTCAGCATCGGTTTTGTGACCCTCGCCCGGCAGGGCACCATCAGCCTGTTGAGCATCGTGCTCAACCATTCTTTGTTTCAATACGGAAACGAACTGGCAGTGGCCATCTATGGCGTCATCAACCGGGTGATGATGTTCGCCAACTTCCCGGTGCTGGGCATTACCCAGGGCTTTCTGCCCATCGCCGGGTACAACTACGGCGCCAAAAAGTGGGGCCGCGTCCGGAATATCATCAATTACTCCATCCGCTCCGGCACCCTTATCGCCATGGGGCTTTTTACCTGCATCATCTTATTTTCCACCCAGATTGTCAGCCTGTTCACCAACGACCCGGAATTGCTGGCGCAGGCCCCTTCTGCCCTGATCCTTGCCTTTCTCGCTACGCCCCTCATCACCGTGCAACTGGTCGGAGCGGCCTACTTCCAGGCCATCGGAAAGGCCAGGCCCGCCTTGTTTCTCACCCTCACCAAGCAGGGCTTTTTCCTCATTCCCTTCGTGCTGCTTCTGCCCCGCTTCTTTGGGCTGGACGGCATCTGGTACGCCTTCCCCGTTTCCGATGTGCTGGCCGCAGCAGTGACCTACGCCTACCTGCGGATAGAAATGCGCAATAAGCTGGATGTAGCGGTTCGGGCGGAAGAGGTGGAGATGGCGGCGGTAGGCGGGGAGGACTAA
- a CDS encoding cyclic nucleotide-binding domain-containing protein, with the protein MKILPKTPELLSTLQSFETFEGISAEALQWMIDQSEYKFYDTGENLFQPGQAVDHMQIILQGRYVVRFEQKGETRELGVWEAGYITGVLPFSRMKEARATGQALEPAYTLELHKKHFVEMVNVSYELTQALVAVMSDRVRDFTTMQFQNEKLMALGKLSAGLAHELNNPASAMVRNAEELYKKVHASPEKFKSVITMRITPEQTDQVNDILFERIKKAKEVDLSLMEREEQMDDITDWLEDHAIENGEDIAETFVDFGVTVNDLDNIHDIVGDDPTGPIMWWLESTLSLENLVSEIQEASNRISKLVKSIKDYSHMDRGVTMESVDIHEGLRSTLVMLKHKFKSKNIELVKNLAPELPKVQGFAGELNQVWTNLIVNAIDAMEPGGALTVHTFPEREYVRVDITDNGSGIPEDIQTRIFEPFFTTKAMGEGTGMGLDIVKKIMNRHKAEIEVESRPGKTTFSLCFPAHQSGVNV; encoded by the coding sequence ATGAAAATCTTACCCAAAACCCCGGAGCTGCTCTCCACCCTCCAGTCCTTCGAAACCTTCGAAGGGATCAGCGCTGAAGCGCTGCAGTGGATGATCGATCAGTCGGAATACAAATTTTACGACACGGGCGAGAACCTCTTTCAACCCGGCCAGGCCGTAGACCACATGCAGATCATCCTGCAGGGGCGCTACGTAGTGCGTTTCGAGCAAAAGGGAGAAACCCGCGAACTCGGCGTTTGGGAAGCCGGATACATCACCGGCGTGCTGCCCTTTTCCCGCATGAAAGAAGCCCGCGCTACCGGGCAGGCGCTGGAACCGGCCTACACGCTGGAACTCCACAAAAAGCACTTCGTGGAAATGGTCAACGTCAGCTACGAGCTGACCCAGGCCCTGGTGGCGGTGATGAGCGACCGGGTGCGCGATTTCACCACCATGCAATTCCAAAACGAAAAACTCATGGCCCTGGGCAAACTCAGCGCCGGCCTGGCCCACGAGCTCAACAACCCGGCTTCGGCTATGGTCCGCAATGCGGAGGAGTTGTACAAAAAGGTCCACGCTTCGCCCGAAAAGTTCAAGTCCGTCATCACCATGCGCATCACCCCGGAGCAGACCGACCAGGTGAACGACATCTTGTTTGAGCGGATCAAAAAGGCCAAAGAAGTGGACCTCTCCCTCATGGAACGGGAAGAACAGATGGACGACATCACCGACTGGCTCGAGGATCATGCCATTGAAAACGGAGAAGACATCGCGGAAACTTTTGTCGACTTCGGAGTGACCGTGAACGACCTGGACAACATCCACGACATCGTGGGAGACGACCCCACCGGCCCCATCATGTGGTGGCTGGAAAGCACCCTCAGCCTGGAAAACCTGGTCAGCGAAATACAGGAGGCCTCCAACCGCATCAGCAAGCTGGTAAAGTCGATCAAAGATTATTCCCACATGGACCGCGGCGTAACCATGGAATCCGTCGACATCCACGAAGGCCTGCGCTCCACTCTGGTCATGCTCAAACACAAATTCAAGTCGAAAAATATCGAGCTGGTGAAAAACCTGGCGCCGGAGCTGCCAAAAGTCCAAGGTTTTGCCGGCGAGCTCAACCAGGTGTGGACCAACCTGATCGTCAACGCCATCGACGCCATGGAACCAGGCGGCGCCCTGACCGTGCATACCTTCCCGGAGCGCGAGTACGTGCGCGTCGACATTACCGATAATGGCTCCGGCATACCCGAAGACATCCAAACCCGTATCTTCGAACCCTTCTTTACCACCAAAGCCATGGGAGAAGGCACCGGCATGGGCTTGGATATCGTCAAGAAGATCATGAACCGCCACAAGGCGGAAATCGAGGTGGAATCCCGGCCGGGCAAAACGACGTTTAGTTTGTGCTTTCCGGCGCACCAATCGGGTGTAAATGTGTAA